In the Bifidobacterium catenulatum PV20-2 genome, one interval contains:
- a CDS encoding YdcF family protein, with product MFAILGFGLLFRWWTILPRLVRGILIAVVCIGLVVFGTVEGCIVSKMHAQGEPNLDYVVVLGAQVRKSGPSLVLRYRLDKAIEYLDENPNTICIVSGGKGPNEPFPEAQGMADYLKEHGIAEQRILEEPDSKTTEENIVNSKKMINDDNASIGVITNNFHMFRALQIADKYGLDNAQGIAAGSPRTCSSTIWFVSFSPKSNSCCNSRFGNLFALVKGIRNKLRGGIHTGFHPSTP from the coding sequence TTGTTCGCAATACTCGGATTCGGTCTGCTCTTCCGGTGGTGGACGATATTGCCAAGACTGGTCAGAGGCATCTTGATTGCGGTCGTGTGTATTGGTCTGGTCGTGTTCGGCACGGTGGAAGGTTGCATCGTCAGCAAAATGCATGCGCAAGGTGAACCAAATCTCGATTATGTGGTGGTGCTCGGCGCCCAAGTGCGTAAGTCCGGCCCAAGCCTTGTACTTCGCTACCGTCTCGACAAAGCCATCGAATATTTAGATGAGAATCCGAATACCATCTGCATCGTTTCCGGCGGAAAAGGACCGAATGAACCGTTCCCCGAAGCCCAAGGCATGGCTGACTATCTTAAGGAACATGGTATTGCCGAACAGCGCATTCTTGAGGAGCCGGATTCAAAAACCACTGAGGAAAACATCGTCAACAGCAAGAAGATGATCAACGACGATAATGCTTCCATAGGCGTGATCACCAATAACTTCCACATGTTCCGCGCATTGCAGATTGCCGACAAATATGGCTTAGACAACGCCCAAGGCATTGCGGCCGGCTCTCCCCGAACATGCTCGTCAACAATATGGTTCGTGAGTTTTTCGCCGAAATCAAATTCCTGCTGTAACTCACGTTTCGGCAATCTCTTTGCTCTGGTTAAGGGAATACGAAATAAATTGAGGGGTGGAATCCATACTGGATTCCACCCCTCAACGCCTTAG
- a CDS encoding GNAT family N-acetyltransferase → MTSETIMLRTMRRTDFPALEELVRQAWYADDESDDNGNVPNDERGLREYKLRKAIRLRNMHRLAAIDMHDFLSRTTEATVAERDGRVLGVVLGSLRSRVTTAQRIRHAITRNCLALPLLASKDGRRGLADQIAILQADEMLKRDAGKSYQAEVTLFVVSPEARGMGVGRKLFNHMLDVFRDAGMNEYFLFTDTTCDYGFYDYRGLTRKAERTIRRESFTQGGLEDGSLSFFLYEGRC, encoded by the coding sequence ATGACCTCAGAAACAATTATGCTTCGGACGATGCGTCGCACGGATTTTCCTGCGCTTGAAGAGCTTGTTCGACAAGCTTGGTATGCGGATGATGAGTCGGATGATAACGGGAATGTTCCGAACGATGAGCGCGGGTTGCGTGAGTACAAGTTGCGCAAGGCGATTCGTCTGCGCAATATGCACCGACTTGCGGCAATCGACATGCATGATTTTCTTTCCCGCACCACCGAGGCTACGGTCGCTGAACGTGATGGTCGGGTGCTTGGCGTGGTATTGGGCTCGTTGAGATCCCGTGTTACCACAGCGCAGAGGATACGTCATGCTATTACGCGAAATTGCTTGGCGTTGCCCTTGTTGGCAAGCAAGGATGGCCGTCGAGGACTTGCCGACCAGATTGCGATTTTGCAGGCCGATGAAATGTTGAAGCGAGATGCCGGCAAAAGCTATCAGGCTGAGGTAACGCTGTTCGTGGTTTCCCCGGAAGCGCGGGGCATGGGCGTCGGTCGTAAGCTGTTCAACCACATGCTTGACGTGTTTCGTGATGCTGGAATGAACGAGTATTTCCTCTTCACTGACACCACCTGCGATTACGGGTTTTATGATTACCGTGGTTTGACACGTAAAGCGGAACGTACCATACGCAGGGAGTCCTTTACTCAAGGTGGTTTAGAAGACGGTTCGCTTTCCTTCTTCCTGTACGAGGGGCGCTGCTGA